CACTTTTTAAAGCATAATGAAAACACTTGGCTCTCAAGATTGTCCCAAGAATTATCCCCAATAAAATGCAGTAGGTTAATGATCTGATGTCAGGGTGCTAGCTGGTCAGGTTTATTCTGTAAGTAATTTTCTCCTACTATCTAGGATTTTGTTTTCACAGAATGGTAAAAATGTTAACACAGGTCTGCCGTATCCATTCAGCAAAACAGCATGAAGTGACTTGACTTGTCCTGTCACTTGTGGAACAAAGccttctttaaaaactaaatggTCTACTACAATTTAACAGCATCCCACCATCAAACTCTAAATATGAAAGATGAAGTAAGCAGCCACCAAATATAGCAATTCCGGCACTAAGTGAGTACCTAGAGACCTGCAAACTTCCTACTTCTGTCCTCCACTGCCATGTAGAATTTCAAGGTATCACTTCAGGGTGGGAGGTGATATAGGTTATCAGTATTTCTCTATAGGGAGGGGGTGCTGTTGACATTTTTGGCAGCACAGGTTTTTTAGTGTGTGGACCTGTGTTCCCCTCACAACTCAATGTTTCACATTCCAACTCTGCCACCAACCCTTCCTCCAACCCCCAATCCGAAGAGTGCCTCCACTATCTAGAGACACAGAATATAAAATACTTCTGTGTCCCACCAATTATCACACATGCTAATTTCATTTCTAGAATGGTAAAAATGAAGCAAAGACTAGTATCTACTCATAAGCATAGAaagtttgacattttcttttttctgtcaacACCTAGCTATTAACATCAAAGGCTGGAATCCTGGATGGTCAGTTCCCTTTGGGCAGACCCAACCTAaccatttttgccattttaaaaaagtgTACATGAGATTATCAGGTAGACTCAGTAAAGCACGACTGGTCCACCTCTAAACAGCAAAGACAAACACATCAAAAAGTGACTGTGATTCTCAAAGGACAAAGCCCACTCCCAACTCCCAGGGGAAAATGGACCTTAGTCTTGTTTCACCTGTGTAATTGGAGGCAGAATAGGATGTGAATTCCGATGTGCTCTGCGTCTGGTTCCACACCATCTTACAGTGAAAAGTGCTGAGTGACTGTAAACCCAACAGGAAAAAACATTCAAAGTGTCATCACTACAGAAACAAACCCAGCAGGACCACTTCTGCATGCAGGCAGTATTAGGTCTCAGATGCTCCCTTTCTGCCTCCTGATAGAGTGGATGCAGGAACTTTGGGGACATGATGAACCACACACAAAATGAACGAAATGGCAGAGCACTCTCATTTTGGAAAGTTTCTCTCAGGTAATATCCCATCACTGCCTATTAAGACTAAAGGATTaagtactaatttacactcataAGGGACTAATAAAATTTCCTGGCCTGTCACTTAAGGAGAAAAACCAGCAGACCAGACGTGAAGATAAACCCTCAGAGCTACTAATGCCTCATTCAGGACTCTTTCCCACAGATTAGTGTTGAGATTATCACACGGCTTACACAGTAGGGAGGAAATGCATAGCCAGGACTCTTACCAAGTCCGGTAAATAAGGAATACCTAGATACTACTGTTTCTGTCAATGCCATAGACACTTAGATGACCCGTTAATTTTACTTCATCCCAACAATGACCGTGCAGAATCTGCGTCCCTGACGCAAAGCAGGAAGCAAATATTTGGGCAAGAAAATAAAGTCAGTTACAGATTTCACAAGTATCTTGTACACCAGTCTGTAATTTTTAATTAGAATTAGCTAAAAGACATTGTACCTTTCGCGTGTATGACTGAGCATAACAGTGCTTAACAGTGTCTTTATTAAGTGAATGCCTGAAAGTATTCAAcattaaattcaatttatttcacATTAATGTTTGCAAATACATCATCAATTCTTACATATTTCAAATCAACTTCAAGTACAGAAGGCTTCCTCTCAAATAAGTCTCCTGAGGTGACATAAAGACTGAAAGAAGCCTATGACTTGAGTCCAAGTCTCTTAACCAACAATCACCATATCGTCACTGGTGAACTCATACGTGGGGACTTCAAGGTTGAGAGGAGCAGGACCCAATCTGATCCTGCCAGATGCATCATAGTGTGACCCATGGCAAGGGCAGTAATAACCACCAAAATCTCCTGCATTTGCAATGGGTACACAGCCAAGATGAGTGCAAACACCTATCAGGATAACCCATTCAGGTTTCTTTACTCGATCTAGATCATGCTGTGGGTCCCTCAACTGTGATAATTCAACTGCAGCTTCCTGCTCAATTTCCTTCTGGGTTCTATGACGCACAAACAGGGGTTTGCCTCTCCATTTGAAAGCCATGTTCTTGCCTTCTGGAATATCGGATAACTTGATTTCGATTTTCGCCAGGGCCAACACATCAGCAGAAGCACTCATGCTGGAAACGAACTGGGTGACGGCATTCTTGGCAGCATATGCGACACCCACAGTAGTTACTCCAGTTACCAAATAGGAGAAACCTTTCCTAGCCTCGCTGCTTTCTCTTGAAGACTTCGTACTATCTAAAACTTCAAGGCGGCGGTATTCAGAGAAGTCAGGCACCTTGATGTCTGTGTGGGAATAACAAACAGAAGCAGGGACTGCAAGACAAACAGAAGGTTAAAAAACACAATTAGATGAGTATCCCGAAGGGAGTATATATCAGGAAATAGCCCTTTATGGATTCACAGgtaaaaaatcaaattctaaaaatgtgaaatatggcACTCACTGGGTCTCAGAAATAGTCAAATTGGCGGTGCTAGcatataaaatcttaaaaatgaaatgaagtgaaccACCACCTATCATACTGGTATGAAATCACAAGATACTATTTGTAAATTGAGCTCCCCCTAGTTGGTTGAACATTGCTGATTCAGGATTCACAACACCTCAGTGCATCATGCTAAAAACGttaaacagcaaaataaacagtAATAACTCAAAGTTTCCGAAAATTCAACTGCCAAGACTTACTATATAAATCATGCTAAATACCTCCCATACTCTCTGGATTAGAAGGACACCCTAAAACTCATCTAGTCCACACAGTAAGTTGACGTGTGATCACCTTATTAAGGCAAATGTCTGCCCCTTATAGTCCAATCTATGTTCTCGGAAAAAACTgttaattcataaaataataatgatataataaACATTCTGTGAACTGTATAACTCTGCTGCAGAAAAATTAGCGTTTCTATTTTATACTCTAGTGTATAAATTAGTATTACTTTAACTTAAAACCACTAATAGGCAGAGAAGGACATCCTTATCAGagctctcaaaataaaatgaaaactgcaaAAGAACTAATTATTTCAATTTAGCAAGGGAAAAAAAGGGCAAAATTTTCATATCTCCCCCTCTTCAGTAAAGGGCAATAGTTACTGTAAAAGTAGGGGTATTATCTTCCCTTTTCACTGCTGTAGTTCTCTCAACTGGGGCACTTCTAGTCTAGGCCATAAAAGAGCTCAAATGAatgttaaacaaataattactatGTAGTACTTTGGGAGCAAGGAGTTTCTTTggtagtttaaaaaacaaaaacaagacacagTTACATCCCTCTCTccaatactatttttaaatatctgaccaaaaaaaaattttacctagTACCACTTTTAGGTATGTTTCAGGAAGCAAACCTCTTTGCAAATTGTATATTCATCTTAAGAAATTTGCCacaaagtttcctttttaaaaaaggggaCACTAAAAATTCCTCTTTTAGAAAATGTGTATCCAAAATAAAGATCTTTTATGAtgcatttttattgtaataaactGCAATTCTACCTTGCTCTACTAGGATATCATCCTAATATACTGTACTTCCTTGAGTAGTCAAACATTACAATATGGAATACCTGAACTGCTTTTCACATGATTCTCAAGGTCAATAACTTTATGGAAGCCAGAAGTATTCAAACAATAATGAAACCTACCAAAATCACTCTATGTGCTTTTCTGACTAAATCATTTCCTGGAGAAGACCAGGACACAGATAATGGCAACTTGAGACTCACATCCCAGAATCTGTGGAGTCAAAGTGACATTACATCCTATACTACTACTCTAACAAATAAATGCTAACCTGCCAGTATATACTGGCATTTGGAATTAAGCATAAATTACTTGCTCCTAGCActacctgggattacagaaaaGATGAGCTTCCTCCCtaaaagataaaggaataaaaagttcATACTTCTACATTAAAAACAGTATCCACAACCCTTAACAGTATACAAGGAAATGTACAAGAAAACTCAATAAAATGGCTTTGCCCTTCTCATTCAGAGATTTGGTGGCAAAAGTCTCCTCCCACTCTATCTAGCTGGTTACACTTTAGTAGGCTACACCACCAAGAATCCTTTCGGAAATTAAACTGCCCTGTTGCAAAAATCATTCTCCAAATATTTACATGAGCTGCATTAGGTCTGACTTTCAGTAAGATGCTAGATTTAATTCTAACCTAAAGCAAAATCAAATACTTAAAGGAGAAAATTTAAGGAATTTTaacaaaacaagttttattttaaggttGAGCTCCAATGCGCCTTGGAAATCTGCATGAAAATAGTACAACCTTCCTCTCCAATTCAAGAATCTTCTCCAGATCCAACCCCTCCACTCCCATAAGCCATCCTGCCATGAACCATCTAGACAGACTATAATGTGAACTTAAATTACAGGCTGAAATGATTACAGAAAAGGTTTTTGCCTTATGGTTCTACATTATTTGcctgtttctaaaaatagttTCTCTAAGTCAGGTAaacctccaattttttttttattatactttaagttttagggtacatgtgcacaatgtgcaggttagttacatatgtatacatgtgccatgctggtgtgctgcacccattgactcatcatttagcattaggtatatctcccaatgctatccctccccctccccccaccccacaacagtccccagagtgtgatgttccccttcctgtgtccatgtgttctcattgttcaattcccacctatgagtgagaacatgcagtgtttgttttttgtccttgcgacagtttacttagaatgatgatttccaatttcatccatgtccctacaaaggacatgaactcatcattttttatggctgcatagtattccacggtgtatatgtgccacattttcttaatccggtctatcattgttggacatttggattggttccaagtctttgctattgtgaatagtgccccaataaacatacatgtaaatgtgtctttatagcagcatgatttatagtcttttgggtatatacccagtaatgggatggctgggtcaaatggtatttctagttctagatccctgaggaatctccacactgacttccacaatggttgaactagtttacagtcccaccaacagtgtaaaagtgttcctatttctccacatcctctccagcacctgttgtttcctgactttttaatgactgccattctaactggtgtgagatggtatctcattgtggtttacaGGCAACCTaaaaattgggagaaaatttttgcaacctactcatctgacaaagggctaatatccagaatctacaatgaactcaaacaaatttacaagaaaaaaacaaacaaccccatcaaaaagtgggcgaaggacatgaacagacacttctcaaaagaagacatttatgcagccaaaaaacacatgaaaaaatgctcagcatcactggccatcagagaaatgtaagcctccaattttttgaagaaactttAGCAACACGACGAATTCCAAAGatgcttttcttttgctattgaaatgttctccttccttccttctcacctCCAGGTCCCAAGGATGGGCTAGGGTACTCTACACCTGCCATGGACAGTTTCTTCAAAACCCACTGATGCTCcttaacaaatattcattcaCAAATACTTTGCACTAACTGTATACAAAATCCGACGTTgtgaaagatagaaaaataaagaagatattaCCTTCTCTATGCCCTTAAGCCCAAGGGTGGAGGAGTTACCAATAAACACAATACAGAGTGTAAAGTGTATGTGCTACAGAGACAGACAAATCagcaaataaaaactttattcacCTGATCCTTAACTGAGATTGAAAAGATGGGTAAGGAAAACATATGGACATGTAGCAACTTAGTGGAAGGACCATGAAGAAAGTGCAGAGCCCAGGGTGAATGAAgacagagtaaaaagaaaagtggCGGGCAATTTGGTTAGCGTGTAGGGGAAGAGTCACAAACAGCTATCAGTGGAGCCAGGCTGGTAACAGAATGAAACACGCAGACCTGGTAAAGACTGTGACAAACTGGAGAAGACCACTTGCTCCAACTGCGGGGGCGGCCACTACACAGCACACTATGGAATTTTCCCAAGTAGAAACTAGATCCCAGTATTACCGGCTTCCAGCATTTTAAGAGATGCCATTAGTCTTCCCAGTTTTTTTGAAAACTACACAGCCTGCAGACACACTGCCCACAGGCTGCCATTTCTCTATCTCCGATACAGGGCCAAGTAAAGATGGAAGGCGAGGCAAAGAAGATAAACGGGGATCTAAGGACAGAGGGTGTGGAATAGCCCCTGCGAAGAGCTCAGTGGCTACGACAATTCGTCTTGTCAAATCCCTGCTACCACATGTCCACACCACGGATCCTGGTGCGAGTCATTCTACCtcgtctgttttctcatctgtaaaatgtaaatgtcGTCAATCTCTGCCCGTCCTTGACGACTGATTATGTTGTGACACTACACTGTAACTGACcttgtgtatgttttttttgttttttttttggtgggggggtgaTGAAGGGGAAGGACATGAAGGGATCGGTAGTGGTGAGAAGACCAACTTCCCAAATATTAGTAAGTTTCCATTTCTTAAGCATGTAAGTGCCCAAACTGTGCTAACGGCTTTACGTAGAATTCCTCCACCTAAGCCTCACGACACCCCTACAAAATTGATAAAGATATGAATCCATTTCACAGGAAGTACGTTTAGAAACTCGCCCAAGGTCAAACGACCTGCAAGCAACAAAACCCCTCAGAGGTGGCTGGAACAGCGGGACTACAGAGCTCGTGAACTCGGCCGAGGAGGAACCAGGCGAAGCCGGCGGACGCGAGTCCAGGCCGGCCACCAGAAAGACGCCCCGAGCCCGGGGGCCAGGCCCAGAGTTGCGGAGGCCGCCCAGCCCGACCTGATTCAGGCTCCGCTCGCGCGCCCGCGGCCGCTCCCTGCTGGGGGCCGGAGGAGCGGGCACCGAGAGACCCCCAGCCCTGCTCGCGGCCCTCGCCCCGGCTCACCATTGAGGCCCACGGAGGCGACCAAAGGCCGGCGCACGGCCTGGCCGCTCAGCGACTCCCGGCTGAGGAAGGGCCGCTTCAGGTCCAACACAGGCTGCTCCGGGGTGGCGGGCACCGTGGCCTGCACCAAGGGCCGCAGCGCGCCCGCCACCCCGCGGGACGTGGCCGACAGGACGGGCGCGAACGGGCCTGAGCGGGATGCTACCGACAACATGGCGACAGCCGCTCCAACCGCCAAGCCGGTCACAGGGACGACCTTCCAACCACGGCGCAGGCGCGAGGAGGCGCGGGACGCGTGACGACAGCGCGCCGCCGGAAAGGAAATTCTGCAGTCCTGCAGGGCGGGGCAAACTTGGAGAGGCGCTGCGTCGGGGGACGGGGCTACAAGCCGTCGCTGGGGGCGGGGCTTGCGGCCCACCTGTAGGTCCCGGTGCCACCTCGTCAGTGTCCCGAGAGATCCCCAGAAGAACGAGAGGGCTGAACAGGGGACCCCACTGACGTCCGGTGGGCCGACTTTACGATCCTTTAGGGTAAAAATTTCATCTAGGAAGACCTAGAGATAACAATAAACGATTATAGTTTAACTTAGGATGGTAATATATCTCAACTACGACGAAGTCCAGCACATAGTAATCGCTATGTGTTTACTATGAtgatttttattatcttcatctaacaacaacaacaacaaaaaggccagAGGCATCTGTGCAAAGCTCGATAATGctaatggattatgtttattaagTATTCACTGTGTATTTGGTTTTGCGTTTTATTATACCTACGTTCTTTCATTTGTTATCAAGGTCTCTATGAAGTCAGAgctattactatcagcattttaccCATGAAGAAACCGAGGTTTAGAGAGATTCTTTTCCAGGAACTGGATAGCCAGCAAGATGTGAAGCAGGGTAATCTGTCTCCTGAGTCTATGCTCTTCAGTGCCACCACTGTTTCCCAAAGTaggattttagaattttagagGATGCACAGAGCTCGCTCATTCATGTTCCATCACATAGTgagaaagttttgttttcttttgttttgtttttcaatcctGATTGCACCAATGAGAAAGTCTCAGTTTGGTGCTAATacatctttaattaaaaaaaaaaaaaagtagagatgaggtctcactatattgcccactccagtctcgaacttctggcctcaaggagTCCTGTctccccctcccaaagtactgggattataggcatgagcaaattCACTTGGCCTCAGTTTGATCCTAATATATCTTTAATTCCTCTCTACACTTATCTCCCACTTTTAACAGAAAAGATCTTGAGTTAGAAGCTCTTAGCAGAGAACTGAGTCTAGAGTGATTTCATTATATGGTTCATAGTATTGATTTTCTATCCATACTGGTTTTCTATTCTGTACTATACTGAGATAAAGTTTTTCATTTaggtcaaaaataatttaaatattaagtaaatgtTAATATAAGCAGTGCACAGAATTGGCTCTGTGCTGTGCATGGGCTCTGTGATCTGGGCAAGTTccctcacctctctgtgcctcagtttcctcacctgccaAATGGGGGCAGTAATGATGCCATGTGTGTTGTAAAGTTACTGGGAGGAGTAAATGAACTAAAACGTGTAAAGCATCTACAAGCAGGCCCAGCACACAGGCAGCACCAAGTGAGGATTTGCTAGTGGTGTTTTTATCTGAGATGCCACCTCCTCTAAGAAGCCTTCCCTTGATCCTTGCTGACTCGTTGTTATTCCTCATGCCAGGTCCAAAGTGTACTGACAGGTTTCCCCTTTGACCTTCCTATGACTCCCCTTAGGGCCTAGGCTTTGACCAGCCTTATAGCCCAAGGGACTATATTGTACTCTCAAGATTGGAGGCTGCCTCCTCAGGGGCCACCCTAGCCAGGCTCATCACACAGCTGGCTCAGTGCTCTCCCTTGGCAACAACCTTAGGATAAAAGACATTTCCAGAGAAGTTGTCACACAGCATGCATGGTTTGAGTGCTTCACAAGAAATAATATCACAATTCCCTCTGAGTTggtaaggaaatgaaaaatgaatgaatgaatgaatgatcctTCACAAAACCTTCACAATGTCCCAGTTGGGTGAACAGAATAGGAATTATCTCcagacctcctgggttcaattttAGTTtcaccactcactagctgtgccctagggcaagttatttaatctctgtgTGTGCCTCCGTCTTTCTcttgtaaaacagagataataacaGGATCTACCCTAGAGAGTTATTTTAAGGATGAGATggattaatacatgtaaaatgcctagaactgtgcctggcacacagtatgtAAATATCTGCAATAATAATAACTTTCTATTttctagatgaagaaactaagactcAGAGAAGACAAATGACATGCCCAAAGACACATTGATAAGAACGCATCTGGTAGTGGTGTTCGAGTCCAGCGTTGCAGCAGAGAGATGGGTAACTGTATGGCCGAACAGCTGTCTTCTCGTGGAAGAAGGAGGCCAATGTCCAGGAGTGGCAGGCATACTGGAACTTGGACTTCTGTAGGCCAACCTGGGTTCCACTTGgtagatgggggtcttgctgtgttgcccaggctggtctcaaactcctggcctgaagcagtcctcctcccttagcctccagagtagctgggactacaggtacacaccactgcAACCCCTCAGTGGTTGTTATTTAACTGAAGGGGGTTTTAGCTTTCATGTATCAGCTcactctggagccagacagccTGGCCTTCATGGCAGCTCTGCCCCTTACTACCTGTGTGACATCGGGCAACGTTACTGAGTGTCagatttcttatttgtaaaacagggataaaaaTGACATTGCTGtgcaaattaaaagaaagaatccATGTGAGATATTTAGCACACTGGCATACAATGAGAGCTTAATAAACATTGTTAGTTTTGTaaactgagggaaaaaaatagcCACAGGCCTGGGAACATAAATGCTTGGTAAGCTTCTCAGTTCCCTGGAAGTCTGACACGCAATGTGTATGTATGAACAAGGCAGGAGGAAGCATGACACCAAGCCTTCCTTTTAACAAACACTGTTTAAATCAGAGGTCGGAAGTCATGGACTGGAGATTCATTCTCTCCCCACTCATTTCTGCCCAGAGACACCTGGTGATCTGGCATACACAGTGCTATGAACCTCAGAATTATTTGCTAGCATTTACAAATTGTGAGTACTCCCACATACAAACTGTGGTAGATGGAATAATGCCTCCCCACAAAAATGTCCACagcctaatccctggaacctgggaaTATGTTACTTTACACAGCAAAGGAATGTTGCAGCTGTGATTGGAGATTGAGATAGggagagtgtattagtctgttgtcatgcggctatgaagaaatacctgagactgggtaatttacaaagaaaagaggtttaattcacttaCAGCTCAGCACGGCTGGTTGGGGGGGCgccctcaggaaatttacaatcatggtaggaggcacctcttcacagggtggcaggagagaaaataaGAGCAGAGCGAAGGGGgaaccccttataaaactgtcagatctcatgagaactcactgtcatgagaacagcatgggggaaaccgcccccatgatccatcacctccacctggtcccccCCTTGTTACAATTCAAGGGGATTGtaacaattcaaggtgagatctgggtggggacacagagccaaaccatatcagagagtCTTCCTGCAGTGTCCGGGTGGGTGCGGCATGTTCATAGGGTCTTAGAAGAGGGAAGCAAGAGGTGAGAGGACAGAAATGCCACATTGCTGGCTTTGAGGGTGGGGCCAGAGGAGGGACCTGCAGGCAGAGATAGAGctggaaatggaaaggaaacCTTCTCCCTTAGAGTCTCCAGAAGAAGTGCAGCCCTACAGACCTGTGTTAGGCTTCAGACCTCcagaattgtaaaataataaaattgcattattttaagccactcgAGGCCCATGTCCTCAACAAAGAGAAAGACGGTGGGGTGCTGTCAGCCAGGGTAGGTACCTGCTTGGTGGTCTGGGTCCTTTCCCACTGTGTCCATTCAGTTACATTACCTGCCCATCTGCTGAGGCCTCGAGTTTGGGACCTCAGGTTTATATAATTCCTTGCACAAGCATGATCGATTGATTCCGGAGAGTAGCAGAACACTGATATGCAGGGGAATCTCCTAGTTCCAAGTGTGAGTTGTAGTCTAGACACTTCCTGTTCcctacagtcttttttttttttttttttttttttgagacaaagttttgctctgttgcccaggctggagtgcagtggtgtgatctcggctcactgcaacctctgcctcctgggttcaagcaattctgcctcagcctcccgaatagctgggatcacaggcacatgccaccatgcccagctaatttttgtatttttagtagagttagggtttcgccatgttggccagggtgatctcaaactcttgacctcacatgatccgcccgccacagcctcccaaagtgctgggattacaggcgcaaaccACCGCCCCCAGCCCTCTTCCCTACTGCCTTGATGTGTTCATCTGGGCAATGTGTGTTGAGGGGGCATAGGGAGGGGAGCTCTAAGGCAAATGTGCTGGGATTCTGCATTCGTCATCCTCAAAACAAAATTGGTCCCTAGGTAGTTCTGCCTGTGATCCTGCATAATGTGCAAAGCCAGTAAGATGCCTTTGCCTCATCCCCAGGGAACATGCCTCCCAGCCACTTTCATCTCACCTAGTGCCTACACAGAAAGGCAACCGCCTCCCTGCTGAAGGGACCCCACGCCTGTCTCCTGTTTCCACACAATTACCCCGGGAAATGCCTGGCTTCCCATTTCCAGTTGCAGCCATCTTGACAGTTTCAGCCTCTCCCCACAGCCCACGTCCCTCACTTGAGCAGCGAGATGTGAAGACAGACAGCCGCTTGAGAACTGCACAGACTGTCCTTAATCTAAGCCATTTAAAAGGCATTTGTGTTCCATAAAACCCGTTTCTGTAATTCTGTGCCCCTACTTCTTTGAAAGATGATAACCCTAGGGAGGAGATTAGCCAGGGAGGAGAAGTTCAGATGTGCTAATATTTTAATCGCTCATTCTTTCATCACATTAGTCACATTCATTAAGTATGATTAATTTCAGGCTTTGTTGAAAACCCTATCAGTTTCCCTATCAGCCACACATCCATCTCTTGCCAAGCAGGCTGGTGCAGTAGCACCAAAAGTCCCCCAGTGTTTTTTACACCTGGATTGTATTATGTGCCCCCTGAAAATGTGTGGAATTAATTGAGCTCATTTGTTTCAAATACTTTGCAAGAGCCTGGGCTCTTGAGTCAGGCGGCCTAAGTGTGATCCTAAGTCCTCCCATTGCTGGAGTCACCTGGGCAAGTGACTGACGCCCTCTGAGCCCTGGTGTCCTCGTCTGAGGATGGAGATAAGAATACCTAACTCGAAAGTTGGTTGTGAAGATGAAAGAAGGCTTTCAAATTGCTAAGTTAGTTGGTTATGATTGTAATTAAGGGCCCTTGGAGATGgatcattcatccattcattcatccattcagaaGATTTGTGTACAGTGACTACTGTATGCAACCCTGTGTGTCCACTGCTGATGAGAGAGACAGCAGCAAACACAGCAGTCAAATGCGTGTGGCCCCCAGGACCTTATATTTTAGTGGTGGAAGCTAGACAACCACCAAACATGTAATATACCAGATGGTGGTACGTTCTATGGAGGAAAGAAAGGACGAGGGGCAGGGAGTCCTGGGCTGGTGGGACAGGGTGCTATGGCTCAGAGGGAACTCAGAGATCACCTAATTCAGGCCCTGACCTGGAGGGCTCATGCTTTGCACACTGTGCTAAGAATTTGGACTTTCTTTCTCCAAGAATAAGGACAATGAGAGCCAGCAAGCAGGGAAGTGGAGCAAGGATGGTGCCGTCCGGCTGCTCAGCTGCTGGCTGGAACTCCCGGAGGACTCTGTGAGGATGCAGGTAGAAGGTGTGTAAGCATGTGACTGCATGGAAGCCCTCGGCATGTGATCCACTCCGTGTTCCAAATTGCCATCCTTTCTGCGTGCTGTTAGGGACTTCCCCCAGCTCTCCCTGCAGAGTGAGGAGTACTCTGAGACAGACGGGTCTAGGATGAACTG
The DNA window shown above is from Homo sapiens chromosome 19, GRCh38.p14 Primary Assembly and carries:
- the UQCRFS1 gene encoding cytochrome b-c1 complex subunit Rieske, mitochondrial, giving the protein MLSVASRSGPFAPVLSATSRGVAGALRPLVQATVPATPEQPVLDLKRPFLSRESLSGQAVRRPLVASVGLNVPASVCYSHTDIKVPDFSEYRRLEVLDSTKSSRESSEARKGFSYLVTGVTTVGVAYAAKNAVTQFVSSMSASADVLALAKIEIKLSDIPEGKNMAFKWRGKPLFVRHRTQKEIEQEAAVELSQLRDPQHDLDRVKKPEWVILIGVCTHLGCVPIANAGDFGGYYCPCHGSHYDASGRIRLGPAPLNLEVPTYEFTSDDMVIVG